In one Hypomesus transpacificus isolate Combined female chromosome 18, fHypTra1, whole genome shotgun sequence genomic region, the following are encoded:
- the bhlhe23 gene encoding class E basic helix-loop-helix protein 23 codes for MNAGEENLLKSISNDTLLDLTQRYGQSAFGFGAGHGPGAPGRYPLTPAADFLSGQTTKSNESGGEQTSEDDDSFDTLESRKRGSGFDDDKHGGPLAKKPKEQRSLRLSINARERRRMHDLNDALDGLRSVIPYAHSPSVRKLSKIATLLLAKNYILMQAQALEEMRRLVAYLNQGQTITSPIPTALAPFGQAAVYPFSGSTLATCAEKCTTYSGTPSSLFKHCNDKP; via the coding sequence ATGAATGCTGGGGAAGAGAACCTGCTGAAGTCTATCAGCAATGACACACTATTGGACCTAACTCAGCGCTATGGCCAGTCAGCCTTCGGGTTTGGTGCTGGCCATGGTCCTGGAGCTCCTGGTCGCTATCCCCTCACACCCGCCGCCGATTTCCTCTCGGGTCAGACCACCAAATCGAATGAAAGCGGCGGGGAGCAGACAAGTGAAGACGACGACAGTTTTGACACTCTAGAGTCCCGGAAGAGGGGCTCGGGGTTCGACGATGACAAGCACGGGGGTCCACTTGCCAAGAAACCCAAAGAGCAGCGGTCTTTGCGTCTTAGTATCAACGCTcgggagaggagaagaatgcACGACCTCAACGACGCACTTGACGGCCTGCGCTCTGTTATCCCGTATGCTCACAGCCCATCGGTGAGAAAACTCTCCAAAATCGCCACTCTCCTCCTAGCCAAGAACTATATCCTCATGCAGGCTCAAGCCCTGGAGGAAATGAGGCGGCTGGTGGCGTATTTAAACCAGGGACAGACCATAACCTCGCCAATCCCCACTGCGCTGGCACCCTTTGGACAGGCGGCCGTTTACCCGTTCTCAGGCTCGACACTTGCCACCTGCGCCGAGAAGTGCACCACATACTCTGGAACACCTTCGAGTCTTTTCAAACACTGCAACGACAAgccttga